In Streptomyces sp. NBC_01231, the sequence ACCGCTGTCCTCGAAGGCGGACAGGATGCGGTACACCGCCGAGAAGCCGCCTTCCACGCCCTCCGCGGCGACCGCTCCCCGGGTCACCACGCCGTGCCGGTCGAGCAGGACGCGGGCCAGGGCGTGGGCACGCACCGTGAGATCGTCCTCGCGGTGAGGGAGCAGGGACCAGCGGCCCGCGACAGTCGGCGGTCCGCCGCGGGAGGCGGGGCGGGCGGCCGCGGTCAGCGAGCCGTAGCGCCCGCGCGGGATCGTGCGCTTGGCACGGTGGGCCGTGGAGCCCGCGGTGCGCCCCGAGCCCAGCAGGGACCGCATGGGGGTCAGCGTGTCGTTGGTGAGCCTGCCCGACCAGGCCAGGTCCCAGAGAATGTCGGCCAGTTGTGGATCGGTCGCGTCGGGGTGCGTGGTGGCACGGACCTGGTCGGCGATCTGGCGGAAGAACAGGCCGTAGCCCCCCGAGAGCGCGTCCAGGACGGACTGGTGGAGCGCCGTCAGCTCCAAGGGGTGGGGCGGCGGGAGGAGCAAGGGAGCCGCGTCCGCCAGATAGAGCGAGACCCAGCCGTCCTTGCCGGGGAGGGAGCCTGCTCCGGCCCAGACGATCTCTCCGGCGGCGGTGAGTTCGTCGAGCATCGCGGGCGTGTAGTTCACCACGCGAGAGGGCAGGACGAGCTTCTCCAGGGCGGACGCCGGCACGGACGCGCCCTGCAGCTGCTCGACGGCCCGCACCAACCCGTCGATGCCGCGCAGGCCGTGGCCCGTGCCGATGTGCTGCCACTGGGGAAGGAACTGGGCCAGCGCGGGCGGGGGCACCGGCTCCAGCTCGTGGCGCAGAGCGGCGAGGGAACGGCGGCGCAGGCGGCGCAGGACCGTCGCGTCGCACCACTCCTGGCCGATCCCGGCCGGATGGAACTCCCCCTGGACGACTCTCCCCGTCGCCGCGAGGCTCTGGAGGGCGCCTTCGGTGACTGCCACGCCAAGACCGAAGCGGGCCGCGGCCGTGGCCGACGTGAACGGGCCGTGAGTGCGCGCATGGCGCGCGAGGAGGTCGCCCAGCGGGTCCTTGACGGGCTCCGTGAACGCCTCCGGTACGCCCACCGGGAGCGCCGTGCCCAGCGCGTCGCGCAGCCGGCCCGCGTCCTCGATCGCCGCCCAGTGGTCGGCGCCGGCGATACGGACCCGTATGGCGCGGCGGGCGGAAGCCAGCTCCTGGGCCCACTGCGGCTCGGCGCCCCGCTCGGCGAGCTCGTCCTCCCTGAGCGGACCGAGGAGGCGCAGCAGGTCGGCGACGCCCTCGGGGTCCTTGACGCGGCGGTCCTCGGTGAGCCACTGGAGCTCCTGCTCCAGCTCGGTCAGCACCTCGGCGTCGAGCAGTTCACGCAGTTCCGCCTGGCCGAGCAGCTCGGCCAGCAGACGCGAGTCCAGGGACAGGGCGGCGGCGCGGCGCTCGGCGAGCGGTGAGTCTCCCTCGTACAGGAACTGGGCGACGTACCCGAAGAGGAGGGAGCGGGCGAAGGGGGAGGGCTCGGGGGTGGTGACCTCGACGAGACGGACCTTGCGGGACTCCAGGTCGCCCATCAGTTCGACCAGGCCGGGGACGTCGAAAACGTCCTGGAGGCATTCACGGACCGCCTCCAGGACGATCGGAAACGAGCCGAACTCGCTTGCCACCTGGAGCAGTTGGGCGGCGCGCTGGCGTTGCTGCCACAGCGGCGTGCGCTTGCCAGGGTTGCGGCGGGGCAACAGCAGCGCACGCGCCGCGCACTCACGGAAGCGGGACGCGAACAGTGCCGAGCCGCCGACCTGGTCGGTGACGACCTGGTCGACCTCGCCCTTGTCGAAGACGACGTCCGCCGCTCCTACGGGTGCCTGCTCCGCGTCGTACTCCGTGCCCGCCTTCACGGGCGCCTGGTCGAGCAGGTCCAGGGCCATCAGGTCCGCGTCGGGCAGCCGCAGGACGATGCCGTCGTCGGCGTGCATGACCTGGGCGTCCATGCCGTACCGCTCGGAGAGCTTGGCCCCGAGGGCAAGGGCCCAGGGGGCGTGCACCTGGGCGCCGAAGGGGGAGTGCACCACGACCCGCCAGTCGCCGAGCTCGTCGCGGAAGCGCTCCACGACAATCGTGCGGTCGTCCGGGATGTGGCCGCACGCCTCTCGCTGCTCGGCCAGGTAGGACAGGACGTTGTCGGCGGCCCAGGTGTCCAGACCCGCGGCGAGGAGGCGGAGGCGGGCGTCCTCCTGGGGGAGGGATCCGACCTCGCGGAGGAACGCCCCCACCGCACGGCCCAGTTCGAGCGGGCGGCCCAACTGGTCGCCCTTCCAGAAGGGGAGCCTTCCCGGGACGCCGGGGGCGGGGGAGACCAGGACGCGGTCGCGGGTGATGTCCTCGATACGCCACGAGCTGGTGCCGAGGGTGAAGACATCGCCGACTCGGGACTCGTAGACCATCTCCTCGTCGAGTTCACCGACCCGACCGCCGCCCTTCTTCGGGTCGGAGCCCGCGAGGAAGACCCCGAAGAGGCCGCGGTCGGGAATCGTGCCCCCGGAGGTCACGGCGAGGCGCTGGGCGCCGGGGCGACCGGTGATCGTCCCGGCCACTCGGTCCCAGACCACGCGCGGACGCAGCTCCGCGAACGCGTCGGACGGATAGCGGCCGGCGAGCATGTCGAGGACGGCGGTGAACGCGGACTCGGGGAGCGAGGCGAAGGGGGCGGCCCGGCGGACCATGGCGAGCAGGTCGTCCAGCTGCCAGGTGTCCATCGAGGTCATCGCGACGAGCTGCTGCGCGAGGACGTCCAGGGGGTTGGCGGGCACCCTGAGGGACTCGATGGAGCCGGTGCGCATCCGTTCGGTGACGACCGCCGCCTGGACCAGGTCGCCGCGGTACTTCGGGAAGACCACGCCGGTGGAGATGGCTCCGACCTGGTGTCCCGCGCGGCCGACGCGCTGGAGGCCGGATGCCACGGAGGGGGGCGACTCGACCTGGATGACAAGGTCGACCGCGCCCATGTCGATGCCCAGTTCGAGGCTGGAGGTCGCCACCACGGCGGGCAGGCGGCCGGCCTTGAGGTCCTCCTCGACGAGGGCACGCTGCTCTTTGGAGACCGAGCCGTGGTGGGCGCGGGCGATGACCGGGGGCGCGCCCTGTGCCGCGCCCGAGCCGCCCATGAGCTCGGCGGGAGCATGGTGCTCGTCGAGGGGTTCGCCGGTGGCTCGCTCGTAGGCGATCTCGTTGAGCCGGTTGCAGAGCCGTTCGGCGAGGCGGCGGGAGTTGGCGAACACGATCGTCGAGCGGTGCGCCTGGACGAGGTCGGCGATGCGCTCCTCGACGTGCGGCCAGATCGACGGGCGTTCCGCCCCTTCGCTGCCCTCGGCGACCGGGGAGCCGGCCAGTTCGCCCAGGTCCTCGACCGGGACGACGACCGAGAGGTCGAACTCCTTGCCGGACTTGGGCTGGACGATCTCCACCTTGCGGCGGGGTGAGAGATAGCGGGCGACCTCGTCGACCGGGCGGACCGTCGCCGAGAGGCCGATGCGGCGGGCCGGCCTCGGGAGGAGTTCGTCCAGGCGCTCCAGGGAGAGCGCGAGGTGGGCGCCGCGCTTGGTGCCGGCGACGGCGTGGACCTCGTCGAGGATCACCGTTTCGATGCCGGTCAGCGCCTCGCGCGTGGCCGACGTCAGCATCAGGAACAGGGACTCCGGGGTGGTGATCAGGATGTCCGGGGGGCGCGTGGACAGCGCGCGGCGCTCGGCGGCGGGGGTGTCGCCGGAGCGGATGCCCACCTTGACCTCCGGCTCGGGCCGGCCCAGCCGGACGGATTCCTGGCGGATTCCGGTCAGAGGGCTGCGGAGGTTGCGCTCCACGTCGACGGCGAGGGCCTTGAGCGGGGAGACGTACAGGACCCGGCAGCGCTTCTTGGGGTCGGCGGGCGGGGGTGTCGAGGCCAGCTGGTCCAGTGCGGCGAGGAAGGCGGCCAGGGTCTTGCCGGAGCCGGTGGGAGCTACGACCAGCACGTCCGAGCCCGCCGCGATGGCCTGCCACGCGCCCGCCTGGGCGGCGGTGGGCGCGTCGAAGGCACCCGTGAACCAGCCGCGGGTCGCGGGGGAGAAGCCGTCCAGGGCTTGGTGTGCGGAACTGACCATGTGTCCATCCTGCACCTCGGGACTGACAATTCGTTTGGCCTGCGGGTGCCTCCGGCGGTGGGGCGGGGTGGCTGCGGCGGCCTGTGGGGGTTCGGTGGGGTGACTGTTCTGCGGGTTCGGTGGGGTGCATGCCTGCGGCGCCTGTTCGGGTTCGGTGGGGGTGGCTGTAGCGCCTGGGATGTGGTGGTGGGTTGGGGCCGGGACGGGGGTGTCCGTCCTCGGAACGTCGCGGAATCGGTCTCTGAGTGAGGGGGCGGTGTTGACGCGACAACCGCTGCGGGCGGACACCCCCATCCCGTCCCCTTCCCGCCGTGCGCGGCGCGGGCGCCGATGGGGTGACTCTCGTCCCGTCGGACGCATGGTCCTCTCGGCCAGTCCCCTTCCCGACGTGGGCGGGCGCGGGCGCGTGGAATCCCGCCCTGGGCGGCTGCCGGCGTGGCGGAGAATGGCTGCATGGCGGGTTCGGGTGAGTTGGCGCGGCACTGGCGGTACGCCGAGTTGCCCGGGGTCGATCTGCTGCGGGCGCGGTATGTCCGGAAGGCCTTCGTGCGGCACACCCATGAAGAGTTCGTCATCGCCGCCATCGCCGACGGGGTCGAGGTCTTTCGCCATCGTGGGGCCGATCAGTACGCGGGGGCCGGGGCGCTTGCGCTGGTCAATCCGGATACGGCACACACGGGGCGAGCCGGGGTGCCCGAAGGGTGGCGGTACGGGGCCGTGTACCCGTCGCCGGAGGTGGTGGCCGAGATCGCTGCCGAGACGACGGTGATACGGGGGACGCCGGGGTTCGTCCGGCCGGTCCTGGATGATCCGTATGCCGTTGAGCTGGTGCATCAGGTGCTGCGGGCCGCCGAGGAGGGGAACGCGCTGGCCGCGGACACGCTGTTGCGGGTCGCCGTGACGCGGCTGCTGCGGTTGAACGGCGGAGCTCGTCCGCAGCGGGAGGTGCGGACGGCGGGTGCCCGGGTCGCGGCACGCGCGCGTGCCGTGCTGGAGGAACGGATGGTGGAGCCGCCGACGCTGGAGAGGCTGGCCGGCGCTCTGGAGACCAGTCCGTTCGCGTTGTTGCGGGCGTTCCGGGAGGCGTACGGGATGCCGCCCCATGCCTGGCTCACGGACGCGCGGGTACGGCGGGCGCGGCGGTTGCTGGACGCCGGGGCCGCTCCGGCGGAGGCCGCCGTCGCGGTGGGGTTCACGGATCAGCCCCATCTGAACCGGCACTTCACGCGGATCGTGGGTGTGCCTCCGGGGGCGTACCGGCGTGAGCGCAAGAACGTACAAGACGCTCGGGGCGGGCTGCTCCTACCGTCCGGTGCGTGACAGAACAGACAGCTTTAAAGCGTGACGGTGGGGACAAGCCAGACTCCGCCGTCGTCAGGGACGCGCTCGGGGTCGGGGTGGCCGTCGGGCTGTCAGGGTTCGCCTTCGGGGTGACTTCGGCAGGGAGCGGACTCACGCTCCTGCAGACCTGTGCGCTCAGCCTCCTGGTGTTCACGGGAGCGTCGCAGTTCGCGCTGGTGGGGGCGCTCGCGGCGGGCGGGAATCCGCTGACGGCCGCCGCGGGGGCGTTCTTTCTGGGTGTACGCAACGCCTTCTACGGACTGCGGTTGTCGCAGCTGCTTGCTCTCCCGCGCGCGGTGCGGCCGTTCGCCGCCCACTGGGTCATCGACGAGACGACGGCGGTGGCGCTGGCGCAGCCCACGCGGCGAAGCGTGCGGATCGGGTTCACCGTGACGGGGCTCAGCCTGTACGTGCTGTGGAATCTCACCACCGTGCTCGGCGCCCTGGGGGCCGAGGCCATCGGTGACACCGAGGCCTGGGGGCTCGACGCGGCGCCGCCCGCCGTGTTCCTGGCGCTGCTGGCGCCCATGCTGAAGACCGGCGTCGAGCGGGCCGTCGCCGGGCTCGCCATCCTCCTGGGGCTCGGCCTGCTGCCGGTGCTGCCCGTCGGCGTGCCCGTTCTGGCGGCCGCGCTGGCGGCGCCCTTCGTGCTGTGGGCGCAGGGGTGGCGCAGGGACGCGGCCGTCGGGGAAGGGGACCGATGAGCGTCTGGATCGCGATCGGTGTGACCGCCCTCGGGTGTTACGCCGTCAAGCTCGTCGGCCTGCTCGTTCCCGTCGGCGCCCTTGAGCGGCCTCTCGTGAAGCGTCTCGCCGCGCTGCTGCCCGTGGCTTTGCTGGCCGCCCTCACGGCCCAGCAGACCTTCGCCGACGGGCATGCGCTGGTGATCGACGCCCGGGCCGCGGGACTCGCCGCTGCCGCCGTGGCGCTGGTTCTTCGGGCCCCCTTCCTGCTGGTCGTCGCGGCCGCGGTGGTGGTGACCGCCGGAGTGCGGGCCATGGGCGGATGAGTTCCGGGTCGGCGTGTACGCCCTGCGGTGGCGCCTCCAGAGGGACCTGGCTCTGAGCGTGTCCGGCCCGCTTGACTGGGGCGCGGGGTCCTGCGGCGGCGCCGGGGCGGTGTCCGCGGGGTCAGCCCACGTGGCGTCCGTACGCGCGCAGGGTGCGCAGTGCCTCGATCGTCACCGCGGGGCGTGCCTCCAGGGCGGTGGACTGAGCCCACTGGCGCCAGCGGATGGGCCAGCCGCCGTCCTCCTGCTGTGCGCCGACCAGGAGGTCCAGGGAGCGTGCCATCTCGTCGTCCGTGAACCACGCGCGCGCGAGTGAGGTCGGCGTCTTCGCGTAGTCGTACGGGAAGTGGTGCTCGCCCGGGGCGTAACCCGGAGCGACCGGGAACGCGTCGAGGCGGTCCGGGTCGAGCGCCGCGAGTCGGTCCTCGCGAACCAGGCGGCCCAGACGGTCGGCGGCCGCCTCCGCGCGCGGGCGGTCGGGAACGGAGTCCAGGAAGATCACGGCGGCCTGGATCTCGTACGGGTGGGACCGCTGCATGGACTCCACCGCCTGCCAGCAGAAGTCCGTGGCCCGGAACAGCCAGGCGTGCCACACGTCGTTGCGGTGCAGGAGGCCCACCACCGGTCCGGTGGCGAGAAGTGCGCTCGGCGGGTCGTCCGGGACGGGGATGAACGGGGCCGTCGGATAGCCGCGCTGGCTGGGATGAATCGCCGGCAGGGCGCCCTCCCGTGTGGTCACCGAGGTCAGATACCGGCACACGCGCTCCACGCGCTGTCCGCCGCAGCGTCCGATGGCGTCCAGGACCCGCAGGGCGTGGCCGGTGTGCAGCGGCTGGCTGACCGGGCCGCGCAGATCTGGTTCCAGCGCATGGCCGTACCCGCCGTCCGCGTTGCGGTAGGCGTCCAGCGCCGTCTCCACCGGGTCGGCGCTTCCGTTGAGGAAGTGGTACGCGAAGAGACGCTGTTCCAGCACGCGCGCGGTGAGCCAGACGAAGTGCTCGGCGCGTGCGAGCGGGGAGCGCGCCGGGGGCGTCGGGGGGAGTGGGGAAGCTCCTGTTTCGGCCATGCGTCAGACCGTAGGGCGGAAAGCGGTCTCGGCAAGGGGTCCCGGCTCAGGCCCACCCTCAGGGGCGGGATACTGGAGGCATGCGGTTGACGGTCTTCTGGCAGCGGATGGCGGATCACTTCGGTCCGGGCTACGCCGACACCTTCGCGCGCGATCACGTGATGACGGAACTCGGCGGGCGGACGGTGCACGAGGCGCTGGACTCCGGCTGGGACGCCAAGGACGTGTGGCGTGTGATCTGCACTGCCATGAACGTCCCGGGAGAAAGACGCTGACCGGTCGTGAACGTTCTGCGCGAACCGCACTGATCGGTCACGAAGATCGCACGACGGCAGTCGATTGTCAGTCAGGTGGGCGAGACTTGCACTGTGGCACCCACTGACGAGACCGACAGCCCGCAGGCATCCCCGTCCGGCGCGACGCCGCCCACCCGGCCCCCGGCCGCCGGCGGCGCCGAGCCGAACGCCCGCATGCCTCGCTGGCTGCCGCGCGCCATGGTGCTCGCCCTCACTCTCATCGCCGTGTTCCAACTGGGCAGTTGGGCATTCCATCAGCTCACCGGTCTGCTGATCAACATCCTCATCGCGTTCTTCCTGGCCCTGGCCATCGAACCCGCGGTCAGCTGGATGTCCGCGCGGGGTGTGCGCAGGGGCCTGGCCACCTTCGTCGTGTTCTTCGCCGTGCTCATCGTGGCCGCCGGCTTCGTCACGCTGCTCGGCTCGATGCTCGCGGGCCAGATCATCAAGATCGTCGAGGATTTCCCGGCCTATCTCGACTCGGTCATCCACTGGATCAACACGCACTTCAACACCGAGTTGAGACGGGTGGACGTCCAGGAAGGACTGCTCAAGTCCGACTGGCTGCGCAACTACGTCCAGAACAGCGCCACCGGCGTCCTCGACGTGTCCGCCCAGGTGCTCGGAGGGCTCTTCCAACTGCTCACGATCGCGCTCTTCTCGTTCTACTTCGCCGCGGACGGGCCCCGGCTGCGCCGCACGATCTGCTCCCTCCTGCCGCCCGCCCGACAGGCCGAGGTGCTGCGCGCGTGGGAGATCGCCGTGAACAAGACCGGCGGCTACATATACTCGCGCGGCTTGATGGCCCTCATCTCCGGAGTGGCGCACTACGTCCTGCTGGAGGCGCTGAGCGTGCCGTACGCGCCCGTGCTCGCCGTCTGGGTGGGCCTGGTCTCGCAGTTCATCCCCACCATCGGCACCTACCTCGCGGGCGCCCTGCCCATGCTGATCGCCTTCACGGTCGATCCCTGGTACGCGCTGTGGGTGCTGATCTTCGTCGTGATCTACCAGCAGTTCGAGAACTACGTGTTGCAGCCCAAGCTGACCTCGAAGACCGTCGACATCCACCCCGCGGTCGCCTTCGGCTCGGTCATCGTCGGTACCGCCCTGCTCGGTGCCGTCGGCGCACTGATCGCCATCCCGGCGGTCGCCACGCTCCAGGCGTTCCTGGGGGCGTATGTGAAGCGGTACGACGTCACCGACGACCCCCGGGTGCACGGGCATCGGAGAGGCGGACCGGGAGAGGGGCTGTTCACGCGCGCGCGTGCGCTGTGGGGGAGGCGGCGAGGGACACAGGACTCGGCCGACGGCTCCTCCCAGGGGGGCACCTGAGGTTGGTCCGACTGCGTGAGGCCGTGCCAGTACGTGAGGTCGGTCAGTACGTGAGGGCGGCCCAGATCCCGGCGCCGACGACTGCGACGGCATAACAGCCGACAGCCGCGGTGACGATCCGCCGCCGGGCCGTCTCGCTCCAGGATGTGCGTGACAGCAGCCAGGCCAGTGCCGGCAGCACCAGGAGGGCATGCAGGCTGACCCCGTGCAGCGGCTTGAGCGGGGCCGTCGAGTGGTACGCGGCCTCCTGATGGCCGGTGCGGGTGAGTACGACCCCACGCGCGATCATCGCGGCACCCGAAGCCAGGGCGACGAGCAGGATCGCGAACCCGGATCGCACAGCCGGGGCCATCCCCGTGGGCCCCGCGGGCCGGTGCCGGAACGACGCGAGCGCGAACACGGTGAGCAGCACCACGAGGACGCCGCCCCCCACTGCCAACGTCATGGACACCGCCGTGTCGAACGGCGTCTCCATGTCGAGGTGTGAGGGAACTCGCCGCCACGCCTGGAGGGTGATGCCGCCGACCTCCACGGCACAGTCCGCGGCGAACGCGAGCAGGAGCGCGGTGCGCAGCCGCGGCTCCACGCGCACGTACGACGTGACCCAGGTGACGGCGATCAGCGTCAGCCCGAAGGACAGCCCGAACGTCACCGGCTTGCGCCAGGAGACCGGCCCGGTCCAAGGGCCGCCGTCGACGGCGAACACCATCAGATGGAGGAGACCGGAGAGCACCAGGAGGAGGGCGATGGCGTGGCACAGGCGTTCGGCCCGGCGTACGCCGGGCGCCCACGGTGCCAGTGCCGTCGAGCCTGTCCGCGACAACGGCGCGTGCGAGGTGTTCTCCATGCGCCTAGCGTCGCGAGATCGCTCCGCTCCGTCGTCGTCCCGTCGAAGACACCTGTCGTACACCGTGGGAAGCAGCGGGACGGGAGGCGCCCGTGGGGTCTCGGGAGTGCCGGGTGGCGCGCTTGACACGAAAATCGAACATCCATTCTTATAGGGGTTCCGGCGAGCCTCTCGGATGGGCACTTCACCATGGTTTGGGCGGAGAAGTGCCTGAGTTATCCACAGGTCGGACGAGCGTCGGGGCGCATTGTCAGTGGCAGGCGCTAGCGTCTTTGACGTGAAGCGATCGACTCAAGCAAATCGGGTGGAACCCATGGCAGGTACCGACCGCGAGAAGGCCCTTGAAGCCGCACTCGCACAGATTGAACGGCAATTCGGCAAGGGCGCGGTCATGCGCATGGGCGATCGGTCGAAGGAGCCGATCGAGGTCATCCCGACCGGGTCGACCGCGCTCGACGTGGCCCTCGGCGTCGGCGGCCTGCCGCGCGGCCGCGTCATCGAGGTCTACGGACCGGAGTCCTCCGGTAAGACGACCCTGACCCTGCACGCGGTGGCGAACGCCCAGAAGGCCGGCGGCCAGGTCGCGTTCGTGGACGCGGAGCACGCCCTCGACCCCGAGTACGCGCAGAAGCTCGGCGTCGACATCGACAACCTGATCCTGTCCCAGCCGGACAACGGCGAACAGGCCCTGGAGATTGTGGACATGCTGGTCCGCTCCGGCGCCCTCGACCTCATCGTCATCGACTCCGTCGCCGCGCTCGTCCCGCGTGCGGAGATCGAGGGAGAGATGGGCGACAGCCACGTCGGCCTGCAGGCCCGCCTGATGAGCCAGGCCCTGCGGAAGATCACCAGCGCGCTCAACCAGTCCAAGACCACCGCGATCTTCATCAACCAGCTCCGCGAGAAGATCGGCGTGATGTTCGGCTCCCCGGAGACCACGACCGGCGGCCGGGCACTGAAGTTCTACGCCTCGGTGCGGCTCGACATCCGTCGCATCGAGACTCTGAAGGACGGCACCGACGCGGTCGGCAACCGCACCCGTGTCAAGGTCGTCAAGAACAAGGTCGCACCGCCCTTCAAGCAGGCCGAGTTCGACATCCTGTACGGCCACGGCATCAGCCGTGAGGGCGGCCTGATCGACATGGGCGTGGAGAACGGCTTCGTCCGCAAGGCCGGCGCCTGGTACACGTACGAGGGCGACCAGCTGGGCCAGGGCAAGGAGAACGCGCGCAACTTCCTCAAGGACAACCCCGACCTGGCCAACGAGATCGAGAAGAAGATCAAGGAGAAGCTGGGCGTCGGAGTGCGGCCGGAGGAGCCCACTGCCGAGCCGGGCGCGGACGCCGCGGTCTCCGCCCCCGCTGACGACGCCGCGAAGGCGGTGCCCGCCCCGGCGGCGGCCAAGGTGGCCAAGACCAAGGCCGCGGCGGCCAAGAGCTGATCCATGACACGGCGAACCGACTGGGCCGAGTACTCCTACCCCAACGCCCCGCAAGAGCGCGGTGGCAGAGGCGTCAGGGGCTCCACCGGTCCGAGCGGCGATGACTCCGCCCACGGGATGGACGGGGACCACCGCGCGGCGTCGTACGGCACCCACGGGTCGTACGGCGGAGAGGCGGGCGGTGAGCCGCGCGGTGGCCGGTGGCCGGACATGCTGGAGGACGGGCCGGACAGCTTGGAGCACGGGCCGGACGGCGACTCGGCGTTGGGCGCCGATTCCCCCGGCCGTGGCGCGCGCCGCAGGGGCGGGGCTCGCGGCGCGGACGGCTCACGCGGGCGCCGTCGGCGCGGCCGCGCGGAGTCGTTCGGTGAGGACGGGGGTTCCTCCTTCTCGTCGAGGGCCGAGAAGGAGGAACCCTCAGCGGACCCGGTCGAGCGGGCACGGGCGATCTGCCTGCGCCTGCTCACCGGGACCCCGCGCACCAGGAAGCAGCTCGCGGACGCCCTGCGCAAGCGGGAGATCCCGGACGATGCCGCCGAGGAGGTGCTGTCACGGTTCGAGGAGGTCGGCCTGATCAACGACAGCGCGTTCGCGGAGGCCTGGGTGGAGTCCCGGCACCACGGCCGAGGACTCGCCAGGCGGGCGCTCGCCCGGGAACTGCGGACCAAGGGAGTCGACTCGACCCTGATCGACTCGGCCATGGCGCAGCTCGACTCCGAGCAGGAGGAGGAGACCGCCCGCGAACTCGTGGCTCGCAAGCTGCGCTCCACCCGTGGCCTCGACCGGGACAAGCGTCTGCGCCGCCTCGCGGGCATGCTGGCCCGCAAGGGCTACCCCGAGGGCATGGCCCTACGAGTGGTCCGGCAGGCACTGGAGGAGGAGGGCGAGGAGACGGAGTTCCTCGGGGACGAAGGGTTCTGAAGGGTGTCAGCGGGAGGCACGGAAGGCGCCTGTGGCAGTGCCGGGCGTGGGCGCTGGCCTCGCCCGGGCACATGGGCGATCACGCGCTGCTGACAGATGACAAGGGCCCGGCCCCGTCGTGGCAGGTGGGCGCAAACCGCGCGGGCAGCGAAACCCGGGCAGCGAAACGACGGCCACCGAGCCCGGCCACCCCGCCTCTCCGGCACCCGGACAACGCCCCTTACGACGTGACCGGAAGCCCCGCCGCCTTCCACGCCTGGAACCCGCCGACCAGATCGGTGGCCCGGCGCAGACCCAACTGGTGCAGGGACGCGGCAGCCAGGCTGGAGGCGTAGCCCTCGTTGCAGATGACCACGACGCGCAGGTCGTGGCTCGTGGCCTCCTGGGCGCGGTGGCTGCCTCGCGGGTCGAGGCGCCACTCCAGTTCGTTGCGTTCGACGACGAGGGCCCCGGGGATCAGCCCGTCCCGCTCACGCAGAGCCGCGTACCGGATGTCCACCAGCAGCGCGTCCCCGGCCAGGAGGGCGTCGTGCGCCTCCTGCGCCTCGATCCGCTCGTAGCCCTCACGCACCCGCTCCAGCAACTCGTCGATGCCGACGGGCTGTTCGTCCGAGCCAGGTATTCGCCGGGCCTGAAACGCGTCGGCACCGAGCGGCCGTTCACCCGTGCCGCCCGTCCCCGGTTCTTCCGCCCCGCTCACCGCGGCTTCAGCCCCGCTCACTGCCAGTCCTCCGGACGCTCCACCTGCTCCAGCCGCAGGACCGGACCGCTGCGGCTGTAGCGACGGATCTGCGGCAGGGGCGGGTAGTAGGCGTGGACGGAGATCGCGTGCCGTTCGGCAGACTCGTTGAGCACCTCGTGGACGTGATGGTGGCCGAAAGCGCGGCCCTTGCCGGTCGGCAGCCGGCGTTCGCGGTCCACGTCCTCGGCGAGTTCCAGGGTCTTCCAGCCGTCGGTGGGCAGCCGGGCGGCGAGGGAGTTCTCCTTGAGTTCACCGGCGGCGGTCACGAAGGCGCCGACCGAGTCGGCGTGGTCGTGCCAGCCCGTGCCGCTGCCGGGCGGCCAGCCGATCAGCCAGGCCTCGCTGCCGCCGGGCCCCTCCAGCCGCACC encodes:
- the recX gene encoding recombination regulator RecX, which gives rise to MTRRTDWAEYSYPNAPQERGGRGVRGSTGPSGDDSAHGMDGDHRAASYGTHGSYGGEAGGEPRGGRWPDMLEDGPDSLEHGPDGDSALGADSPGRGARRRGGARGADGSRGRRRRGRAESFGEDGGSSFSSRAEKEEPSADPVERARAICLRLLTGTPRTRKQLADALRKREIPDDAAEEVLSRFEEVGLINDSAFAEAWVESRHHGRGLARRALARELRTKGVDSTLIDSAMAQLDSEQEEETARELVARKLRSTRGLDRDKRLRRLAGMLARKGYPEGMALRVVRQALEEEGEETEFLGDEGF
- a CDS encoding cysteine dioxygenase — its product is MPVSASPTVAALSAPTQADLFDFVRRTAADAELIDSLPLDPEGRTWVRLEGPGGSEAWLIGWPPGSGTGWHDHADSVGAFVTAAGELKENSLAARLPTDGWKTLELAEDVDRERRLPTGKGRAFGHHHVHEVLNESAERHAISVHAYYPPLPQIRRYSRSGPVLRLEQVERPEDWQ
- a CDS encoding rhodanese-like domain-containing protein; the protein is MPGSDEQPVGIDELLERVREGYERIEAQEAHDALLAGDALLVDIRYAALRERDGLIPGALVVERNELEWRLDPRGSHRAQEATSHDLRVVVICNEGYASSLAAASLHQLGLRRATDLVGGFQAWKAAGLPVTS
- the recA gene encoding recombinase RecA — its product is MAGTDREKALEAALAQIERQFGKGAVMRMGDRSKEPIEVIPTGSTALDVALGVGGLPRGRVIEVYGPESSGKTTLTLHAVANAQKAGGQVAFVDAEHALDPEYAQKLGVDIDNLILSQPDNGEQALEIVDMLVRSGALDLIVIDSVAALVPRAEIEGEMGDSHVGLQARLMSQALRKITSALNQSKTTAIFINQLREKIGVMFGSPETTTGGRALKFYASVRLDIRRIETLKDGTDAVGNRTRVKVVKNKVAPPFKQAEFDILYGHGISREGGLIDMGVENGFVRKAGAWYTYEGDQLGQGKENARNFLKDNPDLANEIEKKIKEKLGVGVRPEEPTAEPGADAAVSAPADDAAKAVPAPAAAKVAKTKAAAAKS
- a CDS encoding AI-2E family transporter translates to MAPTDETDSPQASPSGATPPTRPPAAGGAEPNARMPRWLPRAMVLALTLIAVFQLGSWAFHQLTGLLINILIAFFLALAIEPAVSWMSARGVRRGLATFVVFFAVLIVAAGFVTLLGSMLAGQIIKIVEDFPAYLDSVIHWINTHFNTELRRVDVQEGLLKSDWLRNYVQNSATGVLDVSAQVLGGLFQLLTIALFSFYFAADGPRLRRTICSLLPPARQAEVLRAWEIAVNKTGGYIYSRGLMALISGVAHYVLLEALSVPYAPVLAVWVGLVSQFIPTIGTYLAGALPMLIAFTVDPWYALWVLIFVVIYQQFENYVLQPKLTSKTVDIHPAVAFGSVIVGTALLGAVGALIAIPAVATLQAFLGAYVKRYDVTDDPRVHGHRRGGPGEGLFTRARALWGRRRGTQDSADGSSQGGT